The following are from one region of the Ischnura elegans chromosome X, ioIscEleg1.1, whole genome shotgun sequence genome:
- the LOC124171418 gene encoding lysozyme 2-like: MTSRLWLIFGVVIFSACATGLFVSNLSDACLRCICQGTTGCNMTYGCAKGYCGPFYISRLYWIDADKPVLSQDDPERDGAYQDCSFNYNCAKLIVERYMAKYGRDCNGDHITTCEDYALIHFNGGSKCNTPITGTGYYSRFSECRQAASGII; this comes from the exons ATGACTTCACGCTTGTGGCTGATTTTTGGAGTCGTAATCTTCTCGGCCTGTGCGACTG GGCTTTTTGTGTCAAACCTGAGCGATGCATGTCTCCGATGTATCTGTCAAGGAACTACCGGCTGCAATATGACTTACGGCTGTGCCAAAGGGTATTGTGGTCCATTTTACATTTCCCGTTTATACTGGATTGATGCTGATAAACCAGTTCTTTCGCAGGATGATCCTGAAAGGGATGGAG CTTACCAAGATTGCTCCTTTAATTACAACTGCGCCAAGCTCATAGTGGAGAGATACATGGCCAAATATGGTAGG GATTGTAACGGTGACCACATCACCACCTGTGAAGACTATGctttaattcatttcaatggtggGAGCAAATGCAATACTCCAATTACTGGTACTGGTTATTACTCGAGATTCTCAGAGTGTCGTCAGGCAGCATCTG GTATTATATAG
- the LOC124170951 gene encoding putative GTP-binding protein 6, with the protein MLSMLGCRTCGKANDLFSRRVFKKYLSVVAQNMLPATYIKQKGINVQPITTTRLQRGETCCSIKTLSTSTKLFSSRKNESEDSTNEENVADFEGDQAFEYDAIAKRFFSVPGGGHRLIVIQPYVKWGQKKKNRTTPDLQLAEAVALVHSLQSWKVVYQLKVPLQTLDKKTLFGRGALESLLEKVRGIESATGIFISIDVLRGYQHRELEELFGLKLFDRYSIVMQIFRERAITKEAKLQVAMAEIPYLWSKMKLMHEGEASRQGYGGPGESYTEMRRRIFADREHKLKVSLEKLRSQRELLRTKRRKNEFPTVAVVGYTNAGKTSLIKALTGEEALQPKDILFATLDVTIHAGVLPSKMKVLYVDTVGFISDIPTNLIESFNATLEDALLADLVLHVCDMSHPDALAQSIEVTRTLQSLNISEKLKSNILVVGNKVDLVGTEDKLQVLGGNILPVSAVTEVGIDILKERIEESILNTTGRKKMVFKVPMGGTEASWLYKEATVTNVKACPENSQFLLMTVTITTSCLEKFKHRFI; encoded by the exons ATGCTTTCTATGCTAGGTTGTAGGACTTGTGGCAAGGCTAATGATCTTTTCTCAAGGCGAGTGTTTAAAAAGTACTTAAGTGTCGTTGCTCAGAATATGCTTCCAGCAACGTACATCAAACAGAAAGGAATCAATGTACAGCCTATAACCACGACGCGCTTACAACGTGGAGAAACATGCTGTTCCATAAAAACTCTAAGTACTTCCACGAAGTTGTTTTCTTCTAGAAAGAATGAAAGTGAAGATTCTACAAAcgaagaaaatgttgctgatttCGAAGGTGATCAGGCTTTCGAATATGACGCTATTGCAAAGAGGTTTTTTAGTGTTCCGGGTGGTGGTCACCGTTTGATTGTTATTCAGCCGTATGTGAAATGGGGccagaaaaagaaaaacagaacTACGCCAGATTTGCAGCTGGCTGAAGCTGTGGCTCTTGTGCATTCACTGCAGAGCTGGAAAGTTGTGTATCAG TTGAAGGTGCCTCTTCAAACCTTAGACAAGAAAACACTCTTTGGACGTGGTGCTTTGGAATCATTATTGGAAAAAGTAAGGGGTATTGAATCAGCTACAGGAATTTTCATTAGCATTGATGTGCTCAGAGGATATCAACACAG GGAGCTTGAAGAATTATTTGGCCTAAAATTGTTTGATCGATATAGCATTGTGATGCAAATATTTAGGGAGCGTGCTATTACCAAGGAAGCCAAACTCCAAGTTGCTATGGCTGAAATCCCATACTTGTG GTCAAAAATGAAGCTCATGCATGAAGGAGAGGCATCTCGACAGGGTTATGGTGGTCCAGGGGAGTCATACACAGAAATGAGAAGGCGAATTTTTGCCGACAGAGAGCACAAGTTAAAAGTATCATTAGAAAAGTTGCGCAGCCAGAGGGAACTGCTGAGAACCAAGAGGCGTAAGAATGAATTCCCTACTGTGGCTGTTGTGGGCTACACAAAtgctg GAAAGACTTCCCTCATCAAAGCTCTGACTGGTGAGGAAGCCCTTCAACCCAAAGATATCCTGTTTGCAACTTTAGATGTTACCATTCATGCTGGTGTCCTTCCCtcgaaaatgaaagttttgtATGTGGACACAGTTGGATTTATAAGTGATATTCCTACCAACTTGATAGAATCATTCAATGCCACACTTGAGGATGCTCTGCTTGCT GATCTTGTTCTCCATGTTTGTGATATGAGTCATCCAGATGCCTTAGCTCAGTCAATAGAAGTAACAAGGACACTTCAATCTTTAAATATATCTGAGAAACTCAAGAGTAATATTTTGGTGGTTGGGAATAAAGTAGATCTGGTTGGAACGGAAGATAAACTGCAGGTATTAGGTGGAAATATACTTCCTGTATCTGCTGTGACTGAAGTTG GTATTGACATCTTGAAGGAAAGAATTGAAGAGTCTATCCTAAATACCACTGGGCGGAAGAAAATGGTTTTCAAAGTTCCTATGGGTGGAACAGAAGCCAG TTGGCTGTACAAAGAAGCAACCGTCACCAATGTTAAAGCTTGTCCTGAGAATagccaatttttattaatgactgTGACCATCACAACATCTTGCCTGGAAAAGTTCAAGCATAGATTCATCTAA
- the LOC124170952 gene encoding transmembrane protein 141, with product MNNIKALKEQYKDVHPGFGSYMECMSRTLLTGLSSFTIAFAATYIGQSLSKRYLPYSKKSFVIFSSLFAAAVSYRVTSVRSKACQAGWMAAEEKHTYFTEKSTAK from the exons ATGAATAATATAAAGGCACTTAAGGAGCAATACAAGGACGTTCACCCAGGATTTGGCTCGTACATGGAGTGCATGTCTAGGACATTACTTACAGGACTCTCTTCTTTCACAATAG CTTTTGCAGCAACTTACATTGGTCAGTCACTTTCGAAGAGATATTTACCCTACAGCAAGAAATCCTTTGTGATTTTTTCAAGTCTATTTGCAGCAGCTGTTTCTTATAGAGTTACATCTGTGAGATCAAAAGCCTGTCAAGCGGGCTGGATGGCAGCAGAGGAAAAGCATACCTATTTTACGGAAAAATCAACTGCCAAATAG